A region of Bifidobacterium adolescentis ATCC 15703 DNA encodes the following proteins:
- a CDS encoding rhomboid family intramembrane serine protease gives MAYQRFSLFPDSPSFKDLFSARSLRYRWRNGDPVITTAIMAICIVVWTIEAVLFLVWPEGGNAFVNAGMLLPATAVRHPWTFITSMFLHQPTSLWHILFNMLTLWCVGPVLERMMGHWPYLALYLLSGLGGGAGLMVWAVCSPSGWMTAAYGASGALFGLFAAILVVYRRIGIDIRSMLIWMLINFLMPVITPGIAWQAHVGGFIVGGVLAWLLVTGLHAFRGKSLTWRTTVYGITVFVVVVAIIVGCNAGNPLMHMSLLYQ, from the coding sequence ATGGCATACCAACGATTCAGTCTGTTTCCCGATTCCCCATCGTTCAAGGATCTGTTCTCCGCCCGATCGCTGCGATACCGGTGGCGCAACGGCGACCCGGTCATCACCACCGCCATCATGGCGATCTGCATCGTGGTGTGGACCATCGAAGCGGTCCTCTTCCTCGTCTGGCCCGAAGGCGGCAACGCGTTCGTGAACGCCGGCATGCTGCTGCCCGCCACGGCCGTCCGGCACCCGTGGACCTTCATCACCTCGATGTTCCTGCACCAGCCGACCTCGCTGTGGCACATCCTGTTCAACATGCTTACTTTGTGGTGCGTGGGGCCCGTGCTGGAACGCATGATGGGGCATTGGCCGTATCTTGCGCTGTACCTGCTGTCCGGATTGGGCGGCGGCGCCGGACTGATGGTGTGGGCCGTGTGCTCGCCGTCGGGATGGATGACCGCCGCATATGGCGCGTCCGGCGCGCTGTTCGGCCTGTTCGCCGCGATTCTGGTGGTGTACAGGAGAATAGGCATCGATATTCGTTCGATGCTGATTTGGATGCTGATCAACTTCCTGATGCCGGTGATCACGCCGGGCATTGCATGGCAGGCGCATGTCGGCGGATTCATCGTCGGCGGCGTGCTTGCGTGGCTGCTGGTCACCGGCCTGCATGCGTTCCGCGGCAAAAGCCTGACGTGGCGCACCACGGTGTACGGCATCACGGTGTTCGTGGTGGTCGTGGCGATCATCGTGGGATGCAACGCCGGCAATCCGCTGATGCATATGTCACTTCTGTACCAGTAA
- a CDS encoding DUF3073 domain-containing protein: protein MGRGRQKAKQQKIARKLKYLTTDTDYDELAKELGAQEPGSGSFDPFADIEAKYSHDVDAEDETVGDGQTSSDSADDLDEYAKWAAEAAAKATSGEFPAAKAAPKPHKPIPMPVPSALKPKKQD from the coding sequence ATGGGCCGCGGACGTCAGAAAGCCAAACAGCAGAAAATAGCCCGAAAGCTCAAGTACCTGACCACCGACACCGATTACGATGAGCTTGCCAAGGAGCTCGGTGCGCAGGAGCCCGGTTCTGGTTCCTTCGACCCATTTGCCGATATCGAAGCCAAGTATTCTCACGATGTGGACGCCGAAGATGAGACCGTTGGGGACGGCCAAACGTCTTCCGATTCCGCCGATGACCTTGACGAATACGCCAAGTGGGCCGCGGAAGCCGCGGCGAAGGCCACGAGTGGCGAGTTTCCGGCGGCAAAGGCCGCGCCGAAGCCGCACAAGCCCATCCCGATGCCGGTGCCCAGCGCGCTGAAGCCGAAGAAGCAGGACTGA
- a CDS encoding threonine/serine ThrE exporter family protein — MGMWECSENIRPAHTLDLNSVSALHEHDENTERVDSSAKAVSKFHTHSIPLDMEDIERDWDKPVTEAGIAAKASVIVRVGMLDLGAGTGSFRVREMMHRIAYPLGVHVRADVNLTDIEASCTDGKDRITEVVDLPTTGVNTERIWLLEHFADWFNVNLGKGSMYHSQSDVSEGLMQHLDKRDASQVSAELSKQLKERQKAEQNQEGSDDPVLDALEMVTERAQEGDSTARPLHMRDIEAAAAAGRSNGDSVAEKPRKNRNCKPPKEYAEHFDHIGKAAGESQGVTVRQAHERLDMIERRKPLYSPAFAGLASACACASFVFLLGGGPYDMIGAFVGAGLGHWLRRRLFAHHLNQFFVTFVCVAVAALACTGMLRLIGLFDPIALQHDTAYIGAMLFVIPGFPLITGGLDMAKIDFPSGVQRLTYVLCIILMATLAGWMVASIVHLNPQGFEPLGLNPVINCLLRMLFAFIGVWGFSVMFNSPQRMCLVAATIGAITDTLRLEIVDLGVPAEAGAFIGAFLAGLLASAWRSAVRHGLLAPHLGYPRICLTVPSIVIMVPGLYMYQAMFHLGQFDTLNALDWAFRAFMVIICLPIGLAMARVVTDKSWRYDI; from the coding sequence ATGGGCATGTGGGAATGTTCGGAAAATATCCGACCAGCCCACACGTTAGACCTGAATAGTGTGAGCGCACTACATGAACATGATGAGAACACCGAACGCGTTGACAGCAGCGCGAAGGCGGTCAGCAAATTCCACACCCACTCCATTCCGCTCGATATGGAAGACATCGAACGCGATTGGGACAAGCCGGTAACCGAAGCCGGCATCGCGGCGAAAGCCAGCGTGATCGTCCGCGTCGGCATGCTTGACCTCGGCGCCGGAACAGGCAGCTTCCGCGTCCGCGAAATGATGCACCGCATCGCCTATCCATTGGGCGTGCACGTGCGCGCCGACGTGAACCTCACCGACATCGAAGCCTCCTGCACGGACGGCAAGGACCGCATCACCGAAGTCGTCGACCTGCCGACCACCGGCGTCAACACCGAACGCATCTGGCTGCTCGAGCACTTCGCCGACTGGTTCAACGTCAACCTCGGCAAAGGCTCTATGTACCACAGCCAATCCGACGTTTCCGAAGGGCTGATGCAGCATCTCGACAAGCGCGACGCCTCGCAGGTGTCGGCCGAACTGTCCAAGCAGCTCAAGGAACGGCAGAAGGCCGAGCAGAACCAGGAAGGTTCCGACGATCCCGTGCTCGACGCGCTGGAAATGGTCACGGAACGCGCGCAGGAAGGCGATTCCACCGCACGTCCGCTGCACATGCGCGATATCGAGGCGGCGGCCGCGGCCGGACGTAGCAATGGCGATTCGGTCGCGGAAAAGCCGCGTAAGAACCGCAACTGCAAACCGCCGAAGGAATATGCCGAGCATTTCGACCATATCGGGAAAGCCGCGGGCGAATCGCAAGGCGTCACCGTACGGCAGGCGCACGAGCGACTCGACATGATCGAACGTCGCAAACCGCTGTATTCGCCGGCCTTCGCGGGACTCGCGTCCGCCTGCGCCTGCGCATCCTTCGTGTTCCTGCTCGGCGGCGGCCCGTACGACATGATCGGCGCGTTCGTCGGCGCCGGCCTCGGCCACTGGCTGCGTCGCCGCCTGTTCGCCCACCATCTCAACCAATTCTTCGTGACGTTCGTCTGCGTGGCCGTCGCCGCGCTGGCATGCACCGGCATGCTGCGACTGATCGGCCTGTTCGATCCGATCGCCTTGCAGCACGACACCGCGTATATCGGCGCGATGCTGTTCGTCATCCCCGGATTCCCGCTGATAACCGGCGGGCTTGACATGGCGAAAATCGACTTCCCATCAGGCGTGCAACGACTCACCTACGTGCTGTGCATCATTCTGATGGCCACGTTGGCAGGATGGATGGTCGCCTCAATCGTGCACCTGAATCCGCAAGGATTCGAGCCGCTTGGACTGAACCCCGTCATCAACTGCCTGCTGCGCATGCTGTTCGCGTTCATCGGTGTGTGGGGCTTCTCCGTGATGTTCAATTCGCCGCAGCGCATGTGCCTCGTCGCAGCCACCATCGGCGCCATCACCGATACCTTGCGATTGGAGATCGTCGACTTGGGCGTGCCCGCGGAAGCCGGCGCGTTCATCGGCGCGTTCCTTGCCGGCCTGCTCGCCTCCGCATGGCGTTCGGCGGTGCGCCACGGCCTACTTGCTCCGCATTTGGGATATCCGCGCATCTGCCTGACGGTTCCGTCTATTGTGATCATGGTGCCCGGTTTGTATATGTACCAGGCCATGTTCCACCTCGGCCAGTTCGATACGCTGAACGCGCTCGATTGGGCGTTCCGTGCGTTCATGGTGATCATCTGCCTGCCGATCGGCCTGGCGATGGCACGAGTAGTGACCGATAAATCCTGGCGCTACGACATTTAA
- a CDS encoding sodium/proline symporter, producing the protein MVLYFAAMLTIGFVYSKRSNSSTKQYFAGGRGVGPWLTALSAEASDMSGWLLMGLPGVAYFTGAVDPMWTAIGLALGTYLNWKLVARRLRRYSVVAGDAITIPDFFSKRFHDDRNIVSTIAALIILVFFCVYVGSCFVTVGKLFSTLFGWDYHLTMVIGAAIVFAYTIIGGYLSVVVTDFIQGLLMFFALAVVFIGSVASAGGIDNTVAFLKGIPGFLDGTHVATPILNDAGEQIVKAGQAMFGAPADYGIITIISMLAWGLGYFGMPQVLVRFLSIRSSEEIKKSRIIATTWCVISLACGVCIGLVGRAMMPTQFATQAAAENIFIVVSQALLPSFMCGIVVSGIFAASMSSSSSYMIIGASAVGENIFRGLLHRKATDRQVMMVARITLLVMFIFGIVVAFDQNSSIFQVVSYAWAGLGASFGPLMLTSLYWRRTNKYGAIAGMLSGTATVLIWHNLVKPLGGIFAIYELLPAFIVSLLFIVVVSLLTPAPSAEVLHEFDHYLDDPDDRHVDDDLVAAEIAAGEKRSQI; encoded by the coding sequence ATGGTCTTGTACTTCGCGGCCATGCTGACCATCGGCTTCGTCTACTCCAAGAGGTCCAATTCCTCCACCAAACAGTATTTCGCGGGTGGGCGTGGCGTCGGACCGTGGCTGACGGCATTGAGCGCGGAAGCCTCCGACATGAGCGGCTGGCTGCTTATGGGCCTGCCGGGCGTCGCCTACTTCACCGGCGCGGTCGACCCAATGTGGACGGCCATCGGTCTGGCGCTTGGTACTTACCTCAACTGGAAACTCGTCGCACGCCGTCTGCGCCGCTACTCCGTGGTGGCCGGCGACGCGATCACCATTCCCGACTTCTTCTCCAAGCGCTTCCATGACGATCGCAATATCGTATCCACCATCGCTGCGCTCATCATCCTCGTATTCTTCTGCGTGTACGTCGGCAGCTGCTTCGTGACCGTCGGCAAACTCTTCTCCACGCTGTTCGGCTGGGACTACCACCTGACCATGGTGATCGGCGCCGCCATCGTGTTCGCGTACACCATCATCGGCGGCTATCTGTCCGTGGTCGTGACCGACTTCATCCAGGGCCTGCTCATGTTCTTCGCGCTGGCCGTGGTGTTCATCGGCTCCGTGGCGTCCGCCGGCGGCATCGACAACACCGTCGCCTTCCTCAAGGGCATTCCGGGATTCCTCGACGGCACGCATGTGGCCACGCCGATCCTCAACGACGCCGGCGAGCAGATCGTCAAGGCCGGACAGGCCATGTTCGGCGCGCCCGCCGACTACGGCATCATCACCATCATCTCCATGCTCGCGTGGGGCCTGGGCTACTTCGGCATGCCGCAGGTGCTCGTGCGGTTCCTGTCCATCCGCAGTTCCGAGGAAATCAAGAAATCCCGCATCATCGCAACCACGTGGTGCGTGATCTCGCTGGCGTGCGGCGTGTGCATCGGCCTGGTCGGCCGTGCCATGATGCCGACGCAGTTCGCCACGCAGGCGGCCGCGGAGAACATCTTCATCGTGGTGTCGCAGGCGCTGCTGCCGAGCTTCATGTGCGGCATCGTCGTGTCCGGCATCTTCGCCGCGTCCATGAGCTCCTCGTCCTCGTACATGATCATCGGCGCCTCGGCCGTCGGCGAGAACATCTTCCGCGGACTGCTGCACCGCAAGGCCACCGACCGCCAGGTGATGATGGTGGCGCGCATCACGCTGCTCGTCATGTTCATCTTCGGCATCGTGGTGGCGTTCGACCAGAACTCCTCGATCTTCCAAGTGGTCTCGTACGCGTGGGCCGGCCTCGGCGCATCCTTCGGACCGCTGATGCTCACCTCGCTGTACTGGAGGCGCACCAACAAGTACGGCGCGATCGCGGGCATGCTGTCCGGCACGGCCACCGTGCTCATCTGGCACAACCTCGTCAAGCCGCTCGGTGGCATCTTCGCCATCTACGAGCTGCTGCCGGCGTTCATCGTCTCGCTGCTGTTCATCGTGGTGGTCTCGCTGCTTACGCCCGCGCCAAGCGCGGAAGTGCTGCACGAATTCGACCACTATCTCGACGATCCGGACGACCGCCACGTGGACGACGACCTCGTGGCCGCCGAAATCGCCGCAGGGGAGAAGCGCTCGCAGATCTAA
- a CDS encoding glycogen/starch/alpha-glucan phosphorylase encodes MTEITAPKSAVTAEQFADEIREQLKYTQGVTVEQAKPADVYVAASAAVRRHLVDSWMKTQADMVNGNTKAVGYLSAEFLMGKQLENALLNAGLTDQFDKAVEALGFDAQEVIDAEYEPGLGNGGLGRLAACFIDSLASLGVPAFGYGIQYKYGIFKQEFDENGKQIETPDYWLANEEPWGHIDYNRDQKVSFGGEVVEENGKKVWKPAWSVRAVPVDYMVPGYASGRVNTLRLWTAKSYDEFDLLTFNKSEYLDAVKPQVEAENISKILYPEDSTPQGKALRLEQQYFFVSASIHDAIRVFYPGQDKPDLTTFPDKINFQLNDTHPVIGIPELMRVLMDEYGYDWDTAWTITNKTFNYTCHTLLPEALEVWPSKLIGELLPRHLEIIEKINDQFEAELKAKGVAEETIKDMAIYTGDSVRMAYLATYGGSHVNGVAELHSQLLKDVTLKNFSDVYPDKFTNVTNGVTPRRFIKLANPRLSDLITEGLGTDKWLSDLELLKGLIPLADDDEFVKKFAAVKQANKVDFSNFAKRKYGFDIDPNTMINTMVKRLHEYKRQALKILSVIADYADIKSGKVSADDIMPRTIVFGAKAAPGYYLAKQTIQLINNVVRVINNDPDVKGKLNVYFPWNYNIELAMNLIPATDLDEQISQAGKEASGTGNMKFALNGALTVGTLDGANVEIRERVGAENFFLFGMTEPEVSALYAKGYDTKGLSREYYEKDPQLKAAIDMVADGTFSDGDKDTYKDLVNDWLNKDYFMTLADFRAYMDIQAQIEETYRDPMKWSRMAVLNVANSGYFSSDRSIEDYLERIWHTGPLK; translated from the coding sequence ATGACTGAAATTACCGCACCGAAGTCCGCGGTCACCGCGGAACAGTTCGCTGACGAGATTCGTGAGCAGCTGAAGTACACCCAGGGCGTCACCGTCGAGCAGGCCAAGCCGGCCGACGTGTACGTTGCCGCGTCCGCCGCAGTGCGTCGCCATCTCGTGGATTCCTGGATGAAGACCCAGGCCGACATGGTCAACGGCAACACCAAGGCCGTGGGCTACCTGTCCGCTGAGTTCCTCATGGGCAAGCAGCTCGAGAACGCGCTGCTCAACGCCGGACTGACCGACCAGTTCGACAAGGCCGTGGAAGCTCTCGGCTTCGATGCGCAGGAAGTCATCGACGCCGAATACGAGCCGGGACTCGGCAATGGTGGCCTGGGCCGTCTGGCCGCCTGCTTCATCGACTCCCTCGCCTCCCTCGGCGTGCCGGCGTTCGGTTACGGCATCCAGTACAAGTACGGCATCTTCAAGCAGGAATTCGACGAGAACGGCAAGCAGATCGAGACCCCGGATTACTGGCTGGCCAACGAAGAGCCGTGGGGCCACATCGACTACAACCGCGACCAGAAGGTCTCCTTCGGCGGCGAAGTCGTCGAAGAGAACGGCAAGAAGGTTTGGAAGCCGGCTTGGTCCGTGCGCGCCGTCCCGGTCGACTACATGGTTCCGGGCTACGCCTCCGGCCGCGTGAACACCCTGCGCCTGTGGACCGCCAAGAGCTACGACGAGTTCGATCTGCTCACCTTCAACAAGTCCGAGTACCTCGACGCCGTCAAGCCGCAGGTCGAGGCCGAGAACATCTCCAAGATCCTGTATCCGGAAGACTCCACCCCGCAGGGCAAGGCTCTGCGCCTCGAGCAGCAGTACTTCTTCGTGTCCGCCTCCATCCACGACGCCATCCGCGTCTTCTACCCGGGCCAGGACAAGCCGGATCTGACCACCTTCCCGGACAAGATCAACTTCCAGCTCAACGACACCCACCCGGTCATCGGCATTCCGGAGCTCATGCGCGTGCTCATGGACGAGTATGGCTACGATTGGGACACCGCCTGGACGATTACCAACAAGACCTTCAACTACACCTGCCACACCCTGCTTCCGGAAGCTCTGGAAGTGTGGCCGTCCAAGCTCATCGGCGAACTGCTGCCGCGTCATCTCGAGATCATCGAGAAGATCAACGACCAGTTCGAGGCCGAGCTCAAGGCCAAGGGCGTTGCCGAGGAGACCATCAAGGACATGGCCATCTACACCGGCGACTCCGTGCGCATGGCCTACCTGGCCACCTATGGCGGCTCCCACGTCAACGGCGTGGCCGAGCTGCACTCCCAGCTGCTCAAGGACGTCACCCTGAAGAACTTCTCCGACGTGTATCCGGACAAGTTCACCAACGTGACCAACGGCGTGACCCCTCGCCGCTTCATCAAGCTGGCCAACCCGCGCCTGTCCGACCTCATCACCGAAGGCCTCGGCACCGACAAGTGGCTGAGCGACCTCGAACTGCTCAAGGGCCTCATCCCGCTGGCCGACGATGACGAGTTCGTCAAGAAGTTCGCCGCCGTCAAGCAGGCCAACAAGGTCGACTTCTCCAACTTCGCCAAGCGCAAGTACGGCTTCGACATCGACCCGAACACCATGATCAACACCATGGTCAAGCGTCTGCACGAGTACAAGCGCCAGGCCCTGAAGATCCTGTCCGTCATCGCCGACTACGCCGACATCAAGTCCGGCAAGGTCTCCGCCGACGACATCATGCCGCGCACCATCGTGTTCGGCGCTAAGGCCGCTCCGGGCTACTACCTGGCCAAGCAGACCATCCAGCTGATCAACAACGTCGTCCGCGTCATCAACAACGACCCGGACGTCAAGGGCAAGCTGAACGTCTACTTCCCGTGGAACTACAACATCGAGCTGGCCATGAACCTCATTCCGGCCACCGACCTCGACGAGCAGATCTCCCAGGCCGGCAAGGAAGCCTCCGGCACCGGCAACATGAAGTTCGCCCTCAACGGCGCTCTGACCGTCGGCACCCTCGATGGCGCCAACGTCGAGATCCGTGAGCGTGTGGGCGCCGAGAACTTCTTCCTGTTCGGCATGACCGAGCCGGAAGTCTCTGCGCTGTACGCCAAGGGCTACGACACCAAGGGTCTGTCCCGCGAGTACTACGAGAAGGACCCGCAGCTCAAGGCCGCCATCGATATGGTTGCCGACGGCACCTTCTCCGACGGCGACAAGGACACCTACAAGGACCTCGTCAACGATTGGCTGAACAAGGATTACTTCATGACGCTCGCCGACTTCCGCGCGTACATGGACATCCAGGCCCAGATCGAGGAAACCTACCGCGATCCGATGAAGTGGAGCCGCATGGCCGTGCTCAACGTGGCCAACTCCGGCTACTTCAGCTCCGACCGCTCCATCGAGGATTACCTCGAGCGCATCTGGCACACCGGTCCGCTCAAGTGA
- the trpS gene encoding tryptophan--tRNA ligase — MTDETQEQQITAVGNEMSASFLAAKKRSDETLAAIEKNPGKFTMLTGDRPTGRLHMGHYFGTLRSRVEMQNKGVHTNIIIADYQVITDRDTTEHIQDNVLNLILDYMAAGIDPEKTMIYTHSSVPAENQLMLPFLSLVTESELHRNPTVKAEMEASGHALTGLLLTYPVHQACDILFCKGNIVPVGKDQLPHIELTRTIARRFNERYAKKNPVFPEPDAILSDAPEIPGLDDQKMSKSRGNSIMLSATAAETAKLIKKSRTDSERKITFDPINRPEVSALLTTAALTTGRDPKEIAEEIGDSGAGALKMYVVESVNNFLAPMRERRAELAKDMDYVRDVLAEGNKKANAIANETLEQVRDAMGMRY; from the coding sequence ATGACGGACGAAACCCAGGAGCAGCAGATCACTGCTGTCGGCAATGAAATGAGCGCGAGCTTCCTCGCCGCAAAGAAGCGTTCCGATGAAACCCTCGCCGCAATCGAAAAGAATCCGGGCAAGTTCACCATGCTCACCGGCGACCGTCCGACGGGCCGTCTGCACATGGGCCATTACTTCGGCACGCTGCGCAGCCGCGTGGAGATGCAGAACAAGGGCGTGCACACCAACATCATCATCGCCGACTATCAGGTGATCACCGACCGTGACACCACCGAGCACATCCAGGACAACGTGCTCAACCTGATCCTCGACTACATGGCCGCCGGCATCGATCCGGAAAAGACCATGATCTACACGCACTCCTCCGTGCCGGCCGAAAACCAACTCATGCTGCCGTTCCTGTCGCTCGTCACCGAGTCCGAACTGCACCGCAATCCGACCGTCAAAGCCGAGATGGAGGCTTCCGGCCACGCACTGACCGGCCTGCTGCTGACCTACCCGGTCCATCAGGCCTGCGACATCCTGTTCTGCAAGGGCAATATCGTGCCGGTGGGCAAGGATCAGCTGCCGCACATCGAATTGACCCGCACCATCGCCCGCCGCTTCAACGAGCGTTACGCCAAGAAGAACCCGGTGTTCCCGGAGCCTGACGCCATCCTGTCCGATGCGCCGGAGATTCCGGGCCTCGACGACCAGAAGATGAGCAAATCCCGTGGCAACTCCATCATGCTGAGTGCCACCGCAGCGGAGACCGCCAAGCTCATCAAGAAGAGCCGCACCGATTCCGAACGCAAGATCACCTTCGATCCGATCAACCGTCCGGAGGTCTCCGCACTGCTGACCACCGCAGCGCTGACCACCGGCCGCGACCCGAAGGAAATCGCCGAGGAGATCGGTGATTCCGGCGCGGGCGCACTGAAGATGTACGTGGTTGAATCCGTGAACAACTTCCTTGCCCCGATGCGCGAACGCCGCGCCGAGCTGGCCAAAGATATGGATTACGTGCGTGACGTGCTCGCCGAGGGCAACAAGAAGGCCAATGCCATCGCCAACGAGACGCTGGAGCAGGTGCGCGACGCCATGGGCATGCGCTACTGA
- a CDS encoding sterol carrier family protein, translating to MAVIREQDLGKGRAAFEQWQDAAHNIFSEQLPADDDAAFDFRLNFSPRLPRQLWAMAVRYSLYLLEKKAPGEGVEVRVAPWGAIKILDGPASDPHNLTPPDVIELDPDVWMRLATGITSWGEEKDAGRITAVGERDDLSGLLPLA from the coding sequence ATGGCTGTCATACGAGAACAAGACTTGGGCAAAGGACGCGCCGCCTTCGAACAGTGGCAGGACGCGGCGCACAACATTTTCAGCGAGCAGCTGCCGGCCGATGACGACGCCGCTTTCGATTTCCGGCTCAACTTCTCGCCGCGTCTGCCGCGCCAGCTGTGGGCGATGGCGGTGCGCTACTCGCTATACCTGCTGGAAAAGAAGGCTCCGGGCGAAGGCGTGGAGGTGCGCGTGGCACCGTGGGGCGCCATCAAGATCCTCGACGGGCCGGCGTCCGATCCGCACAATCTCACGCCGCCGGACGTCATCGAACTGGACCCCGACGTGTGGATGAGGCTCGCCACCGGCATCACCAGCTGGGGCGAGGAAAAGGACGCCGGACGCATCACCGCCGTCGGCGAACGCGACGATCTGAGCGGGCTGCTGCCGCTGGCATAG